From one Balaenoptera acutorostrata chromosome 6, mBalAcu1.1, whole genome shotgun sequence genomic stretch:
- the ZNF483 gene encoding zinc finger protein 483 encodes MTAISPDLHTLVSSEQNKVLRMETPGDQEALLRGDTVDPESFRQRFRWFCYSEEAGPRKALNQLWELCIQWLRPDIHTKQQILELLVFEQFLTVLPGEIRIWVRSQHPESSEEVVTLVEELTQVLEEKEDTISQDSVISQEENPEEDKTVSVPPNTESQESMTLKDVAVTFSRGEWRTLEPSQKEIYKEVLLENYRNLEFLGFPVSKLDLISQLKWAGLPRLLQKQASRGSRPECELSGELKESGGNQDVLMEESTLDKIIERYLMSGDCDLMGESWKHYGRLEEGRSDREHSQVAITQKKTQGRGNKGEEFDSEKSPFGNNFKPPSDLIKHLRIYLRKKSRRYNEGKKPFSFHSDLVPNRKEHSGEKPRKCNEGRKALSHSSSLTEHQKHQKIHFGEKSQKCSSCGVAFTQNSSLSKRKNSSTCEKCWKDLDQDAAVDKDEGTETGEKTHKCSKCGKAFGYSASLTKHRRIHTGEKPYMCNECGKAFSDSSSLTPHHRTHSGEKPFKCDDCGKSFTLSAHLIKHQRVHTGEKPYKCKECGRPFSDSSSLIQHQRIHTGEKPYTCKNCGKSFSHSSSLSKHQRIHTGEKPYKCGECGKAFRQNSCLTRHQRIHTGEKPYLCNDCGMTFSHFTSVIYHQRLHSGEKPYKCTQCEKAFPTHSLLSRHQRIHTGVKPYKCKDCGKSFSQSSSLNEHHRIHTGEKPYECNYCGATFSRSSILVEHLKIHTGRREYECNECEKTFKSNSGLIRHRGFHSAE; translated from the exons ATGACAGCCATCTCCCCAGATCTTCACACTTTGGTCTCAAGTGAACAAAACAAGGTGCTAAGAATGGAGACCCCTGGGGATCAAGAAGCGCTCCTAAGAGGAGACACTGTTGACCCAGAGTCTTTCAGACAGAGGTTCAGGTGGTTTTGTTACTCCGAAGAGGCTGGACCCAGAAAAGCCCTGAATCAACTGTGGGAGCTCTGCATTCAGTGGCTGAGACCAGACATCCACACGAAACAACAGATTCTCGAGCTTTTGGTGTTTGAGCAATTCCTGACCGTTTTGCCAGGGGAGATCAGGATTTGGGTCAGGTCACAACATCCTGAGAGTAGCGAGGAAGTGGTGACCCTAGTGGAGGAGTTGACCCAAGTGCTTGAAGAAAAGGAAG ATACGATCTCTCAAGATTCTGTTATTTCCCAAGAGGAGAATCCTGAAGAAGATAAAACAGTTTCTGTTCCTCCAAATACTGAGTCCCAA GAATCCATGACACTCAAGGATGTAGCTGTGACCTTTTCCAGAGGAGAGTGGAGGACGCTGGAGCCTTCTCAAAAGGAGATATATAAGGAAGTGCTGCTGGAGAACTATAGGAACCTAGAATTTCTGG GCTTTCCAGTTTCCAAGTTAGATTTGATTTCCCAGCTAAAGTGGGCTGGACTACCACGGCTGCTGCAAAAACAAGCCTCAAGAGGCTCCAGACCAG aGTGTGAACTTAGCGGTGAATTGAAGGAATCTGGCGGAAATCAAGATGTTCTTATGGAAGAATCGACTttagataaaataatagaaaggTATCTAATGAGTGGTGATTGTGACTTGATGGGAGAATCCTGGAAACATTATGGCAGACTAGAGGAGGGTCGTAGTGATAGGGAACATTCACAAGTAGCAATCACACAAAAGAAAACTCAAGGGAGAGGCAATAAGGGTGAGGAATTTGACTCAGAAAAGAGCCCTTTTGGAAATAACTTCAAACCACCTTCAGACCTAATTAAACATCTCAGAATCTACTTAAGGAAGAAATCTCGGAGGTATAACGAAGGCAAGAAACCCTTCAGTTTTCATTCAGACCTTGTCCCGAACCGCAAGgaacacagtggagaaaagccaCGAAAATGTAATGAAGGCAGGAAAGCCTTAAGTCACTCTTCATCTCTGACTGAACATCAGAAACATCAGAAAATCCATTTTGGGGAAAAGTCCCAGAAGTGCAGTAGCTGTGGGGTAGCCTTTACTCAAAACTCATCCCTTAGTAAGAGAAAAAACTCCTCTACATGCGAAAAATGTTGGAAAGATTTAGATCAAGATGCAGCCGTAGATAAAGACGAGGGAACTGAGACTGGAGAAAAAACCCATAAATGCAGCAAATGTGGAAAAGCCTTTGGCTATAGCGCCTCACTGACCAAACATAGGAGAATTCACACTGGGGAGAAACCCTACATGTGCAATGAGTGTGGAAAAGCCTTCAGTGACAGCTCATCACTCACACCACACCACCGAACCCACAGTGGAGAAAAGCCCTTCAAGTGTGATGATTGTGGAAAATCTTTCACCCTGAGTGCCCACCTCATTAAACATCagagagttcacactggagagaaaccctataaatgtaaagaatgtgggagGCCCTTCAGTGACAGTTCATCTCTTATTCAGCATCAGcgaattcatactggagaaaaaCCCTACACGTGTAAAAACTGTGGAAAATCCTTCAGTCATAGCTCATCCCTTTCcaaacatcagagaattcataccgGAGAGAAACCCTATAAGTGTGGtgagtgtgggaaagccttcagacAGAATTCTTGCCTTACCCGACATCAGAGGATTCATACTGGAGAAAAGCCGTATCTGTGTAATGATTGCGGGATGACTTTTAGCCATTTTACATCTGTGATTTATCATCAGAGACTTCATTCAGGAGAAAAACCTTACAAGTGTACCCAGTGTGAGAAAGCCTTCCCTACCCATTCGCTCCTTAGCcgtcatcagagaattcatacggGCGTCAAGCCTTATAAATGTAAGGACTGTGGAAAATCCTTCAGTCAGAGTTCATCTCTTAACGAACATCAtcgaattcatactggagagaaaccctatgaatgtaactACTGTGGAGCAACCTTTAGTCGAAGCTCAATCCTTGTAGAACACCTGAAAATTCATACCGGCAGGAGAGAATATGAATGTAACGAATGCGAGAAGACGTTCAAAAGTAATTCTGGCCTCATCAGGCATCGGGGATTTCATTCTGCAGAGTAA